A region of Allocoleopsis franciscana PCC 7113 DNA encodes the following proteins:
- a CDS encoding pentapeptide repeat-containing protein — translation MNAIELLERYAAGERSFDFPNLEGINLSDTDLRGADFRGADLFDANLARADLSDANLGGAILSRAVLNRAVLNRAVLSSALLSNAFLNRAVLCGAVLRGAILNGAILNGANLSGADLYHANLSGALLGYADLYHAYLNSALLREADLYHAYLREANLFGANLRSANLSGADLTGANLMATNLRSANLFGANLSDANLGGANMRCALICQTIMPDGEVSNRDCV, via the coding sequence ATGAATGCTATCGAGCTTTTGGAGCGTTATGCGGCAGGAGAAAGATCTTTTGATTTTCCTAATTTAGAAGGGATTAATCTGAGCGATACCGATCTCAGGGGTGCCGATTTCAGGGGTGCCGATTTGTTTGATGCCAACCTGGCTCGTGCTGATTTGAGTGATGCCAACTTGGGAGGTGCCATTCTGAGTCGAGCTGTCCTGAATCGAGCTGTCTTGAATCGAGCTGTTTTGAGCAGTGCGCTCCTCAGTAATGCCTTTCTGAATCGTGCCGTACTCTGTGGTGCTGTACTGCGGGGTGCGATTCTCAACGGTGCGATTCTCAACGGTGCCAACCTGAGCGGAGCTGACTTATATCATGCCAACCTGAGTGGGGCGCTTTTGGGGTATGCCGATCTGTATCATGCTTATCTAAATAGTGCCCTTTTAAGAGAAGCTGACTTATATCACGCTTATCTAAGAGAAGCTAACTTATTTGGTGCCAACTTGAGGAGTGCTAACCTAAGTGGAGCTGATTTGACAGGAGCCAACTTGATGGCGACCAATTTGAGAAGTGCTAACTTGTTCGGTGCCAACCTGAGTGATGCCAATTTAGGGGGAGCCAACATGAGGTGTGCGCTGATTTGTCAAACCATTATGCCAGATGGAGAAGTATCGAATCGAGATTGTGTGTAG
- a CDS encoding ABC transporter permease, with product MNTLMKAIDYATINLDQLMAALSQHLLLVGMPMAIGLGLGLPLGFLSSRSRSASTILINSFNALRVIPSLAILFVAIPYFGLTFTSAAIALTLLVMPPILISTDVAFRSIEPTVQEAAKGMGMTPRQVIQQVEIPLALPVMIAGIKTATVEVIASATLAAFIGAGGLGSFIVLGFALYDKAILLVGAIPVALLALIAEVSLSVLQRSLQPPTAKSLIVQNASEKRYINLT from the coding sequence ATGAATACTTTAATGAAAGCGATAGATTATGCAACTATCAATCTAGATCAATTGATGGCTGCTCTATCTCAACATTTACTACTAGTGGGAATGCCAATGGCAATTGGTTTAGGGCTGGGTTTACCCTTAGGGTTTCTCAGTTCGCGATCGCGCTCAGCCTCAACGATATTAATTAACAGCTTTAATGCTTTACGGGTAATTCCCAGTTTGGCTATTTTATTTGTTGCCATTCCCTATTTTGGACTCACCTTTACTTCTGCCGCGATCGCACTCACGCTTTTGGTCATGCCTCCCATTTTGATCAGTACAGATGTTGCGTTTCGCAGTATCGAACCCACCGTTCAAGAAGCCGCCAAAGGCATGGGAATGACACCCCGACAAGTGATACAACAAGTAGAAATTCCTCTCGCCTTACCTGTAATGATCGCTGGCATCAAAACGGCAACCGTAGAAGTGATCGCTAGCGCAACACTTGCTGCTTTTATTGGTGCTGGGGGGTTAGGTAGCTTTATTGTGCTGGGCTTTGCCCTTTATGACAAGGCCATTCTTCTGGTTGGAGCAATTCCTGTGGCTTTATTAGCACTCATAGCAGAGGTGAGTTTGAGTGTTCTACAACGATCGCTACAGCCACCTACAGCCAAGTCGCTGATTGTCCAAAATGCATCTGAGAAGCGCTATATCAATTTGACATAG
- a CDS encoding GNAT family N-acetyltransferase, with amino-acid sequence MSYKNFVIRAWEPRDREKAAAIIRDALTEYGLPWEPTGADRDVLDVEAFYTAVGGEFWVVEQQGQLVGTGAYYPIQRGNQAVEIRKMYLSASVRGQGLGKYLLQQLEKAIADRGFQEIWIETASVLKEGVKLYETSGYQPATGVETKRCDRVYVKLI; translated from the coding sequence ATGTCCTACAAAAACTTTGTGATTCGTGCCTGGGAGCCTCGCGATCGCGAGAAAGCCGCCGCCATTATCAGGGATGCCCTTACCGAATATGGCTTGCCTTGGGAGCCTACTGGGGCTGATCGAGATGTTTTAGATGTAGAAGCCTTTTACACTGCTGTAGGGGGAGAGTTTTGGGTGGTGGAACAACAAGGGCAACTAGTAGGAACTGGTGCTTACTACCCGATCCAGCGAGGAAATCAGGCGGTAGAGATTCGCAAAATGTATCTATCTGCGTCTGTGCGGGGGCAAGGCTTGGGGAAATATTTGTTACAGCAGTTGGAAAAAGCGATCGCAGATCGAGGCTTCCAGGAAATTTGGATTGAAACAGCTAGTGTGCTTAAAGAAGGTGTCAAGTTATACGAAACTAGTGGTTATCAACCCGCAACGGGCGTGGAGACAAAGCGGTGCGATCGCGTCTATGTCAAATTGATATAG
- a CDS encoding helix-turn-helix transcriptional regulator gives MNSDRSETNSAEITLKTLREGRGITQGELGSKLGLSYRAIAEWESGRKLPRFDNAVALARELGVSLKVLAQAMQIDVEGVRDDELQKEWPLQGDS, from the coding sequence ATGAATTCAGACCGTTCAGAAACCAATTCAGCAGAAATTACCTTGAAAACCCTCAGAGAAGGTCGAGGGATAACTCAAGGAGAACTGGGGAGTAAGTTAGGTCTGAGCTATCGAGCGATCGCAGAATGGGAAAGTGGTAGAAAACTCCCGCGTTTTGATAATGCAGTTGCCTTAGCGCGTGAGTTAGGCGTTTCGCTCAAAGTTCTGGCTCAGGCGATGCAAATCGACGTTGAGGGCGTGCGGGATGATGAACTGCAAAAGGAATGGCCTTTACAGGGAGATAGTTGA
- a CDS encoding Uma2 family endonuclease, which yields MVASPDFPRMTPQDYLTWEEKQPIRYEYINGNVFAMTGGTIPHNQVAVNLAALLKSHLRGKGCKVLTSDAKVGISDKGPFHYPDVSVTCDERDRLARQFIRYPCLIVEVLSPSTEAVDRGEKFRHYRRIETLREYLLIDPDQMSVECYRLNERGNWELFHFYVNDSESNAGDCEVLIASVEFKFPLSLLYEDVEFAEKQGD from the coding sequence ATGGTTGCAAGTCCTGACTTTCCACGAATGACACCTCAAGACTATTTGACGTGGGAGGAAAAGCAGCCCATCCGCTACGAATACATTAATGGCAATGTGTTTGCCATGACTGGGGGGACGATTCCCCACAATCAAGTCGCTGTCAATTTAGCTGCCCTGCTCAAGTCTCACCTGCGAGGTAAGGGCTGTAAAGTACTGACCAGTGATGCTAAAGTTGGCATTTCTGACAAAGGGCCATTTCACTATCCCGATGTCTCCGTCACCTGTGATGAACGCGATCGCTTGGCTCGTCAATTTATTCGCTATCCTTGTTTAATTGTTGAGGTTCTTTCACCTAGTACAGAAGCCGTTGACCGTGGCGAAAAGTTTAGACACTATCGCCGCATTGAGACGCTGCGCGAGTATCTGCTAATCGACCCCGACCAGATGAGTGTTGAATGCTATCGACTCAACGAACGAGGAAATTGGGAATTATTTCACTTTTATGTAAACGATAGTGAATCGAATGCAGGAGATTGCGAAGTCCTGATAGCCAGTGTCGAATTCAAGTTTCCCCTTTCTCTGCTCTACGAAGATGTTGAGTTTGCCGAGAAGCAAGGTGATTAA
- the miaE gene encoding tRNA-(ms[2]io[6]A)-hydroxylase, with protein MSSSTLSVINTLKQPTRWEWVEQALAHLNIILLDHSHCERKAAGVALNLMFRYPSNTQLVRQLTAIAREELEHFELVNQWLERLGIPLAPLSAPPYGGGLAALVRRNEPERLLDSLLVSGLIEARSHERLGLLATHCPDRELAEFYRSLMASEARHYGVYWVLADTYFERNVVKARLEELAIQESELLATLHSEPRIHS; from the coding sequence GTGTCTTCTTCCACACTGTCGGTTATTAACACCCTGAAGCAGCCTACTCGTTGGGAGTGGGTTGAGCAAGCACTCGCTCACCTAAACATAATTTTACTCGACCACTCTCATTGTGAGCGTAAGGCGGCGGGAGTTGCTCTAAATTTGATGTTTCGCTATCCATCCAACACGCAACTGGTGCGTCAGTTAACGGCGATCGCTCGTGAGGAATTGGAACACTTTGAGCTGGTTAATCAGTGGCTGGAAAGGCTTGGTATCCCTTTGGCTCCCCTTTCGGCACCTCCCTATGGTGGGGGATTAGCAGCTTTAGTTCGTCGGAATGAACCGGAACGATTGTTGGATTCGTTGCTGGTTTCAGGCTTGATTGAAGCTCGCTCTCACGAGCGGTTGGGATTATTGGCGACTCACTGCCCCGATCGCGAGTTAGCTGAATTTTACCGGAGTTTGATGGCATCTGAGGCGAGGCACTACGGAGTTTATTGGGTGCTCGCGGATACTTATTTTGAGCGGAATGTGGTTAAAGCGCGGTTGGAGGAGTTGGCGATTCAGGAGAGTGAGTTGTTGGCAACGCTGCATTCTGAGCCAAGAATTCATAGTTGA
- a CDS encoding metallophosphoesterase family protein: MTHRRIVIGDVHGHYDALMSLLDAIAPTGDDQVYFLGDLIDRGPHSAKVVEFVKESPYFCLLGNHEQMLLDILGDGEIYGPALQAWLYSGGHSTVNSYGEEGVRQDHIDWMRTLPTYMDLGDTWLVHAGVHPRMPLEKQTSEQFCWIRDEFHSMPQPYFPNKLIITGHTITFTLPGVLPGKLAQGRGWLDIDTGAYHPKSGWMTAVDLTNSLVYQANVFRRRLRKLPLAEAVTRVEPSNILPRRSAVR, encoded by the coding sequence ATGACCCATCGTCGTATTGTTATCGGTGACGTGCATGGTCACTATGACGCCCTGATGTCTTTATTGGATGCGATCGCCCCTACTGGCGACGACCAAGTTTATTTCCTCGGTGATTTGATTGACCGGGGGCCTCACAGCGCTAAGGTGGTGGAGTTTGTGAAAGAAAGCCCCTACTTTTGCTTGTTGGGTAACCACGAACAAATGTTACTCGATATTTTGGGTGATGGAGAAATCTATGGCCCTGCGCTGCAAGCATGGCTGTACAGTGGCGGTCATAGTACCGTTAACAGCTATGGCGAGGAAGGTGTACGCCAAGATCATATCGATTGGATGCGGACGCTGCCCACTTATATGGACTTAGGAGATACCTGGTTAGTCCATGCCGGAGTCCATCCCCGAATGCCCCTAGAGAAGCAAACCTCGGAGCAATTCTGCTGGATTCGTGATGAATTCCACAGTATGCCTCAGCCTTACTTCCCTAATAAACTCATTATCACAGGTCATACCATCACCTTTACCCTGCCTGGAGTACTCCCTGGCAAACTGGCCCAAGGACGGGGTTGGCTCGATATCGATACGGGTGCTTATCATCCCAAGAGTGGCTGGATGACGGCTGTAGACCTCACCAATTCCCTAGTGTATCAAGCCAACGTGTTTCGCCGCCGCCTGCGTAAATTACCCTTGGCGGAAGCGGTGACACGGGTCGAGCCTTCTAATATCCTCCCACGCCGCTCAGCAGTACGCTAG
- a CDS encoding M48 family metallopeptidase: protein MFKFLSSRSYHYRHRLLYAVVSFVLSLSLVLGIAQASQASLFDLILNGIQVIQLSNISNNQEVQIGRQINSQLVGSEIRLYRNSEINRYVNDIGQRLAQQSKRPDIPYTFQVVNDKSINAFATMGGFVYVNAGLIAAADNEAELASVMSHEIGHIVGRHSIGQMRQAAIARGVASAAGLDRNTMVNIGVELALKRPNSRKDEFEADQMGLDTLTKAGYAPSAMVSFMEKLLKAGGSVPTFLSSHPATSDRIKQLEQAIDSQRANAGDGLNTTAYKSKIRALL from the coding sequence ATGTTTAAGTTTTTGTCTTCACGCTCCTATCATTATCGACATCGCCTTTTATATGCCGTCGTATCCTTCGTCTTGTCGCTGAGTCTGGTCTTGGGTATCGCCCAAGCCTCGCAAGCGTCTTTGTTTGACCTGATTCTTAATGGGATTCAGGTCATCCAGCTATCCAATATTTCCAATAATCAGGAAGTTCAAATTGGTAGGCAGATTAATAGCCAGCTAGTCGGCAGCGAGATTAGGCTCTATCGTAATTCTGAAATTAATCGCTACGTCAATGACATTGGTCAGCGCTTGGCACAACAGAGCAAACGCCCTGATATCCCTTATACCTTTCAGGTGGTTAATGATAAGAGTATCAATGCCTTTGCCACAATGGGGGGATTTGTTTACGTCAATGCGGGTTTGATTGCCGCCGCAGATAATGAAGCTGAGTTGGCGAGTGTGATGTCCCATGAAATTGGTCATATTGTTGGGCGTCATTCCATTGGGCAAATGCGGCAGGCCGCGATCGCCAGAGGCGTGGCTTCAGCCGCTGGACTAGACCGCAATACGATGGTCAATATTGGAGTAGAACTAGCTTTGAAGCGTCCCAACAGCCGTAAGGACGAGTTTGAAGCCGATCAAATGGGATTAGATACTTTGACCAAAGCTGGCTATGCGCCCTCGGCGATGGTTTCCTTTATGGAAAAGCTGCTTAAAGCTGGAGGTTCTGTTCCTACTTTCTTGAGTAGTCACCCGGCAACCTCAGATCGCATTAAACAGTTAGAGCAAGCTATTGACTCGCAAAGGGCAAATGCAGGAGATGGCTTAAATACAACCGCTTATAAAAGTAAAATACGCGCTCTCTTATAG
- a CDS encoding DUF4330 domain-containing protein yields the protein MAILDSKGRLFGKVSILDVGAALVILLVIVGIFFFPGTTGSVAQIGGATKPVEVDLIVRGLSVRDPDALLKQFAEQKTTNIIIRNQPYGQVDIKSVKTLPSMLAVPQPDGSVKELPDPRSNSFSTDLTMTLVGKGQITKDGPVLGNSKIKIGTPVELEGMDYNFRASVIEVRVK from the coding sequence ATGGCTATTTTGGATTCTAAAGGACGTTTATTTGGTAAGGTGAGCATTCTCGACGTGGGTGCTGCCTTGGTGATTTTATTAGTGATTGTGGGTATCTTTTTCTTTCCCGGCACCACCGGATCTGTAGCGCAAATTGGCGGTGCAACGAAACCCGTAGAAGTGGATTTGATTGTTCGGGGTCTTTCTGTTCGCGATCCCGACGCCTTACTCAAGCAATTTGCGGAGCAAAAGACGACTAATATCATCATTCGCAATCAACCCTACGGTCAGGTTGATATTAAGTCTGTAAAGACACTGCCATCAATGTTAGCCGTACCACAGCCAGATGGCTCTGTCAAAGAGCTACCCGATCCGAGGTCTAACTCTTTTAGTACTGATCTGACGATGACCTTGGTCGGTAAAGGACAAATTACCAAAGATGGGCCAGTGTTGGGTAATAGCAAAATTAAAATTGGCACGCCAGTGGAGTTGGAGGGCATGGATTACAACTTCAGAGCTAGCGTCATTGAAGTCAGAGTGAAGTAA
- a CDS encoding alpha/beta fold hydrolase has product MIEPNGFKQHSVVTSLGRMVYYTADGEPWQEPEAADPDRPSLVFLHGFGGGSSAYEWSKVYPAFATEYKILAPDLIGWGRSAHPERNYKIDDYITTIIEFIEQTCTAPTPVVASSLTAAFTIRAAIARPELFKCLILTTPAGLSDFGENYTRSFFAQLVSTPILDRIIYSTGVANSTGIRSFLEGRQFAQSNRVYEEIVNAYLESAQQPNAEYAALAFVRGDLCFDLSLYIPQLTTPTAMIWGQKSQFTGPEIGQRLASLNPKAIRIFQTLDDVGLTPQLELPAVTIGLIRRYLKSLDSTAGD; this is encoded by the coding sequence TGGTGACCTCCCTGGGACGAATGGTGTATTACACCGCCGATGGGGAACCCTGGCAGGAACCCGAAGCCGCCGACCCCGATCGGCCATCCTTAGTGTTCTTGCATGGCTTTGGCGGTGGTTCATCTGCCTATGAATGGTCAAAGGTATACCCAGCCTTTGCGACTGAGTATAAAATTCTTGCACCCGATTTAATCGGTTGGGGTCGTTCAGCGCACCCTGAACGGAATTACAAAATAGATGACTACATTACTACAATCATAGAGTTCATTGAACAGACTTGTACAGCACCAACGCCTGTTGTCGCCTCTTCGTTGACAGCCGCGTTTACAATTCGAGCGGCGATTGCTCGTCCTGAGCTATTTAAATGCCTAATTCTCACGACACCCGCAGGATTATCAGATTTTGGGGAAAACTACACGCGCAGCTTTTTTGCTCAGTTGGTCAGCACCCCAATTCTTGACCGTATTATCTACAGCACAGGTGTTGCCAACAGCACTGGAATTCGCAGCTTCTTAGAAGGTCGGCAATTTGCCCAAAGTAACCGAGTTTACGAAGAAATCGTTAACGCCTATTTAGAATCAGCCCAGCAGCCGAATGCTGAATATGCTGCACTGGCCTTTGTGCGCGGAGATTTATGCTTTGACTTATCGCTATACATACCACAATTGACTACCCCCACTGCCATGATTTGGGGACAAAAATCCCAATTTACAGGACCAGAAATTGGTCAACGCCTTGCCTCACTCAATCCAAAAGCTATCCGCATTTTTCAAACTCTTGATGATGTTGGGTTGACACCTCAGTTAGAACTGCCTGCGGTAACCATTGGTTTAATTCGGCGATATTTAAAATCTCTTGATTCCACGGCTGGGGATTAG